In the Hippoglossus stenolepis isolate QCI-W04-F060 chromosome 14, HSTE1.2, whole genome shotgun sequence genome, one interval contains:
- the tnni3k gene encoding serine/threonine-protein kinase TNNI3K isoform X1, which produces MGNYKSRPSQTCTDEWKKKVGESYSVIVEKLEDDLKLKDSELADLKLAFGSDEAFQKVNVSYRTEKGLSLLHLCCVCGGSKAHIRTLMLKGMRPSRLSRNGFTALHLAAYKDNAELLTALLHGGSDVQQLGYGALTALHVATLAGHHEAADILLQHGAYVNVQDAVFFTPLHIACYNGHEQVAKLLLKFGADVDVSGEVGDRPLHLAAAKGFLSIIKLLMGEGSKANVNAQDNEDHIPLHFCARFGHHEIVSFLLQGNIDVQPHSVNIYGDTPLHLACYNGKFAAVKEIIQHSGTESLSKENIFSETVLHSACTYGKDLEMIKFLLGQNAMSINHQGRDGHTALHSACFHGHIRLVQFLLDSGADMNLVACDPSRSSGEKDEQTCLMWAYEKGHDAIVTLLKHYTRPDDSPCNEYSQPGGDGSYVSVPSPLGKIKSMTKEKAEVLLLRASLPSHFHLQLSELEFKEIIGSGSFGRVYRGKCRNKIVAIKRYRANTCCSKSDVDMFCREVSILCRLNHPCIIHFVGACLDDPSQFAIVTQYISGGSLFSLLHEQKRLIDLQSKLIIAIDVAKGMEYLHNLTQPIIHRDLNSHNILLYEDGHAVVADFGESRFLQSVKEDNMTKQPGNLRWMAPEVFTQCTRYSVKADMFSYALCLWELLTGEIPFAHLKPAAAAADMAYHHIRPPIGYSIPKPISALLMRGWNASPEDRPEFPEVVSSLEECLCNVELMSPASSNSSGSLSPSSSSDCLLGRGGPGRGHVAALRSRFELEYALNTRAYACWAQSEQRRASGGLSLEEMRRNMQFPPIDRNGYVSDPMSTMRFCSSYSSSGSFEDSN; this is translated from the exons ATGGGAAATTACAAATCAAGACCGTCTCAGACGTGTACAG ACGAGTGGAAGAAGAAGGTGGGCGAGTCGTACTCTGTCATCGTTGAGAAGTTGGAAGACGACCTTAAGCTCAAAGACAGTGAGCTCGCGGACCTCAAACTTGCTTTTGg CTCCGATGAGGCCTTTCAGAAGGTGAATGTAAGCTACCGCACAGAGAAGGGGCTGTCGCTGCTGCATCTCTGCTGCGTGTGTGGAG GGAGCAAGGCCCATATCCGCACCCTGATGCTCAAAGGCATGCGTCCTTCCAGACTGTCCAGGAACGGGTTCACCGCGCTGCACCTGGCAGCTTACAAG GACAACGCTGAGCTGTTGACTGCTCTTCTCCACGGAGGGTCAGATGTGCAGCAGCTGGGGTACGGCGCCCTCACTGCCCTGCACGTCGCTACATTGGCTGGACACCATGAG GCAGCAGATATTCTCCTACAGCACGGGGCTTATGTGAACGTCCAAGACGCTGTGTTTTTCACTCCACTGCATATTGCTTGCTACAATGGCCACGAGCAG GTTgcaaagctgctgctgaagtttGGGGCAGATGTGGATGTGAGTGGTGAGGTGGGGGACCGGCCACTGCACCTGGCTGCAGCCAAGGGTTTCCTCAGCATCATCAAACTGCTGATGGGGGAAGGGAGCAAAGCCAATG TTAACGCTCAGGACAACGAAGATCACATCCCTCTTCACTTCTGCGCTCGTTTTGGTCACCACGAGATTGTGAGCTTCCTTCTGCAGGGCAACATCGATGTGCAGCCTCACTCTGTCAACATCTACGGGGACACGCCATTACACCT GGCATGCTACAATGGCAAGTTTGCAGCGGTGAAGGAGATTATACAACATTCTGGAACAGAAAGTCTTTCAAAGGAGAACATATTCAGTGAGACGGTACTTCACAG TGCGTGCACCTACGGTAAAGACCTGGAAATGATCAAGTTCTTGCTGGGTCAGAACGCTATGAGCATCAACCATCAGGGCCGAGACGGACACACAG CCCTGCACAGCGCCTGTTTCCACGGCCATATCCGCCTGGTACAGTTCCTGTTGGACAGCGGCGCAGACATGAACCTGGTGGCCTGTGACCCGAGCAGGTCCAGCGGGGAGAAGGACGAGCAGACCTGCCTGATGTGGGCGTATGAAAAAG GTCACGATGCCATCGTCACCTTACTGAAACACTACACACGTCCTGATGACTCCCCCTGCAATGAGTATTCCCAACCAGGAGGGG ATGGCTCCTACGTTTCTGTTCCGTCTCCGCTGGGAAAGATCAAGAGCATGACTAAAG AGAAAGCAGAGGTTCTGCTGCTCAGAGCCAGTCTTCCATCTCACTTCCACCTGCAGCTGTCTGAGCTGGAGTTCAAGGAAATTATCGGATCAG GCTCCTTCGGGAGAGTCTACAGAGGCAAATGTCGAAACAAAATTGTGGCCATAAAACG CTATCGAGCCAACACGTGCTGCTCCAAGTCAGACGTggacatgttctgcagagagGTCTCCATCCTCTGTCGCCTCAACCACCCCTGTATCATCCATTTTGTGGGGGCGTGTCTGGACGACCCCAGCCAGTTCGCCATCGTCACTCAGTACATCTCTGGAGGCTCACTGTTCTCCCTGCTGCACGAGCAGAAGAG GCTCATCGACCTGCAGTCCAAGCTCATCATTGCCATCGACGTGGCCAAGGGCATGGAGTACCTGCACAACCTCACCCAGCCCATCATTCACCGGGACCTCAACAG CCACAATATACTGCTTTATGAGGATGGACACGCGGTTGTGGCGGACTTCGGAG AATCCAGATTCCTACAATCTGTAAAAGAGGATAATATGACCAAGCAGCCGGGG aaccTGCGATGGATGGCTCCAGAGGTGTTCACCCAGTGTACCCGCTACTCAGTGAAGGCGGACATGTTCAGCTACGCCCTCTGTCTGTGGGAGCTGCTCACTGGAGAAATTCCCTTTGCCCACTTGAAACCTG ccgccgcagcagcagaCATGGCCTACCATCACATCCGGCCTCCCATTGGCTACTCCATCCCCAAACCCATCTCTGCTCTTCTGATGAGAGGCTGGAACGCAAGCCCAGAG GACAGGCCTGAGTTCCCTGAGGTGGTCTCCAGTCTGGAGGAATGCTTGTGCAACGTTGAG CTGATGTCTCCAGCCTCCAGTAACAGCAGCGGCTCCCtgtcgccctcctcctcctctgactgtcTGTTGGGGCGAGGAGGACCAGGCCGCGGCCACGTGGCCGCCCTTCGCTCTCGCTTTGAGCTCGAGTACGCCCTCAACACCCGCGCCTATGCCTGCTGGGCTCAGAG tgagCAGCGGCGAGCGTCTGGAGGCCTCTCACTGGAGGAGATGCGACGGAATATGCAGTTTCCTCCCATTGATCgaaatg gGTATGTGTCCGACCCCATGAGCACCATGAGATTCTGCTCGTCCtacagcagcagcggcagcttCGAGGACAGTAACTGA
- the erich3 gene encoding glutamate-rich protein 3: MSHLSPGLISAYNSLTDKHLAGYFSNTRIRRHLQRAGLITRSGRIVPDKEYRHKLNQRAHQRHVRECLAQAIFYKVLEMERLHQIEIKRKLEEFASRERVHKIKVDRSRRYEDDIIPVLSPHPPTGVRGFRKQHSGPEGEHSESSESLGSSRPNTAPGKMQRPVRLKPIHSNGTTASLRRSSPYRLQESSNENDPLFNCTMTKESRRRLTTMETSNDISPYRLPVINNFVVTPVPPATKRKERGLKVTPSGGTLRGRRLRPTTATSGANVTEDPPMLRSSVHHSRVCVNMVYFGKTVHLSHDLTDLRDDVKVFQQHCGGENLSVYKGKLREGESFQFISRRHRGFPFSLTFFLNGLQVERLSSCCEFKHRKGSRLGGRHGHFGFVSVEGASPCFKCIIAMGLDKKPTPPPKRVKEEGGREESVISQKDAPEMETEMTGEDAASQSDCEKSPPQEVECRVKEAHVTVQSRVRDDYEEDFEADDEGPVEEAKEKKSPSPSSDTETQVKEMDASETEDDEKDDDMKSRSGSSCTSSDQEASDDEATQDHREKVEQTAAVDEEETVAPPDEKDETYPEEAAATEAESGAAKEPDLQNSAGDSTEINISDTSVPLGQELKQSDDTSGEKKEEKTEDEGKQEEQGPERAKSVQEKLVEAILKESQCSSEPELSDTSTEEDEEATDKCHGQKSNDVVPEQLQTLAEELKSEESVVEAEVVEDQEETSEPKEQEEDGTEKELHENRDSTKDELDKELDEDDEKPASEEEEEKLEDRGAALHAVSEGNMTPENKASEPEEDTVAKRNDSEAAQKDVESEEKTAEAEEADESSISELDRKTDETAASDNAEEEAMTVSETVEMKVEPSEEREALSCEEAPVSDTEERQQGDSTAASQAEVTTEDSSSSVEGSADTTVEKTADISEDSVKDEGSKDDVKKEEAELMSEDGNRQEEELGGEQRERSVETNDEVEKEKSEEESKEAEGENCGEKEENEKEEEGKDESKTEEIIEDEANVVEDTRTDSNPERQTNEEPADEEDEVAHEEKAEESEKDEGSESVENKNDEEESEAKEAVIDKTSDGEEVKETKAERDEEKGEEAEKEERNEEEQMESEKSKDDNEEAEEGEEKSAITVEPEKNTDDEKTSSKNTAESAVNETADGNKTTEHTVESEDAKKETEGASSNSERGEIDGENGEISTGGERNSHNDDEIEVSKEERNDEKAAEHVEDERITEEEPTEGESAEVKEAESGDGAGKPDEDEVEQDHGTDASESEARERDDSDKQEETAQKDPEQESEETEITEESKPDHMDTDREQMKQDENGNKPELNENTDSDLIENIDSKVNEDEAQSSAPTDEGLGGTSHKLDESTATSDKKTCSDQHAAVANGENGEDAEEASKASEEGASVLLKPQAPNEEAPNAEESVAVDKESPEALAAEDSTDLVTNWVNTHQMSKDFETFVEPLEDLREETSEAQVYSKEETKSTELMRVETPPEVMKKSEKEENEQIHKVESEEKLEAVESEIESKPCEDEPQSDAIKDTTQEKEETEVEELNQMMQTEENDEESSNGQRKRSKESLEEDKDQKGPTQTQSDVSKTEVESIASTHRSGASLKAESVTEEQSEEKTSARDPEKATETEETKYLQPASKIDEDNERPASPGGAKDAEESLGKTEEQSREVTEITDFTTSKSDDGSQEESHDGGIRPKTSGGSLDGERRDEQLIKDIKRTLSKDRLSSFSVDDTLFGSSSYPLLSAARTES, from the exons CCTCGCTGGATACTTCAGCAACACTCGCATCAGAAGACACTTGCAGAGAGCAGGACTG ATCACCAGGAGTGGCCGAATCGTTCCAGACAAAGAGTACAGACACAAGCTGAACCAGCGAGCCCACCAGAGACATGTTCGTGAATGTCTCGCCCAGGCCATTTTCTACAAGGTGCTGGAGATGGAG CGTCTCCATCAAATCGAGATCAAAAGGAAACTGGAGGAGTTTGCAAGTAGGGAACGAGTGCACAAGATCAAG GTGGATCGCTCCAGAAGGTATGAAGACGACATCATCCCCGTCCTGTCTCCACACCCGCCCACGGGTGTCAGGGGTTTCCGGAAGCAGCACTCTGGACCCGAGGGGGAGCACTCCGAGTCCTCCGAGTCC CTGGGATCGTCTCGACCCAACACGGCTCCGGGGAAGATGCAGAGGCCGGTGCGTCTGAAGCCGATCCACAGTAACGGCACCACGGCCTCACTGAGACGCAGCTCCCCTTACAGGCTCCAAGAGTCCTCCAATGAGAACGATCCGCTGTTCAACTGCACT ATGACCAAGGAGTCGCGGAGACGTTTGACTACAATGGAGACCTCCAATGACATCTCCCCCTACCGCCTCCCTGTCATCAACAACTTTGTTGTTACCCCAGTGCCTCCAGCcacaaagaggaaagagagggggctcAAGGTTACTCCCAGCGGCGGCACGCTCAGAGGCCGCAGACTGCGCCCCACCACCGCCACCAGTGGTGCTAACGTCACTGAG GACCCCCCCATGCTGAGGAGCTCTGTGCACcacagcagggtgtgtgtgaacatggtgTACTTTGGCAAAACTGTGCATCTCTCCCACGACCTGACCGACCTGAGGGACGATGTGAAAGTGTTCCAGCAGCACTGCGGAGGAGAGAACCTGTCTGTGTATAAAGGAAAGCTCCGCGAGGGAG AGTCCTTCCAGTTCATTTCGAGGCGACACAGAGGCTTCCCCTTCAGTTTGACCTTCTTCCTGAACGGGCTGCAGGTGGAGCGGCTGAGCTCCTGCTGCGAGTTCAAACACAGGAAAGGCTCCAGACTTGGCGGCAGGCACGGACACTTTGGCTTCGTCAGCGTAGAGGGGGCCTCTCCCTGCTTTAA GTGCATCATAGCGATGGGATTGGACAAAAAACCCACACCACCACCAAAGAGggtgaaagaggagggaggaagagaggagtcGGTCATCAGCCAGAAGGATGCTCCTGAGATGGAAACAGAAATGACCGGAGAGGATGCTGCCTCCCAGTCCGACTGTGAAAAAAGTcctccacaggaagtggagtgTCGAGTCAAAGAGGCACATGTAACTGTGCAGAGCAGAGTCAGAGATG ATTATGAAGAAGATTTTGAGGCAGACGACGAGGGCCCTGTGGAAGAGgcgaaagaaaagaaatccccaTCTCCATCCAGTGACACTGAGACGCAGGTTAAAGAGATGGATGCATCGGAGACTGAAGACGATGAGAAGGACG ACGACATGAAGTCTCGTTCAGGCTCCAGCTGTACAAGTAGCGACCAGGAGGCAAGTGATGATGAAGCCACACAAgaccacagagagaaagtggagcagACTGCAGCGGTTGATGAAGAAGAAACTGTTGCTCCACCAGACGAGAAAGATGAAACATATCCGGAAGAAGCAGCTGCGACTGAGGCTGAGTCTGGTGCGGCTAAAGAACCTGACTTACAGAACAGTGCGGGGGACAGCACAGAGATCAACATCTCTGACACCAGCGTCCCCTTGGGGCAGGAGCTCAAACAGAGTGATGACACCTCaggagaaaagaaggaggagaaaacagaggatGAGGGcaaacaggaggagcaggggccGGAGAGGG cTAAATCTGTGCAGGAGAAACTGGTGGAGGCCATCCTGAAGGAGTCGCAGTGCAGCTCTGAGCCTGAACTGAGCGACACCAGcacagaggaggacgaggaggccACCGATAAATGCCATGGACAGAAGAGCAATG ATGTTGTTCCAGAGCAGCTACAGACTCTCGCAGAGGAGCTGAAATCTGAAGAAAGTGTTGTTGAAGCTGAAGTTGTTGAAGATCAGGAGGAGACATCTGAGCcaaaagaacaggaggaggatggaACCGAAAAAGAGCTTCATGAGAACAGGGATAGCACCAAAGATGAGCTGGACAAAGAActggatgaagatgatgaaaagCCTgcatcagaagaagaagaagagaagttgGAGGACAGGGGTGCAGCGCTTCATGCTGTGTCTGAAGGGAACATGACACCAGAAAACAAAGCTTCAGAACCTGAGGAGGATACAGTAGCTAAACGCAACGATTCGGAAGCTGCACAGAAAGATGTagagagtgaggagaaaacGGCAGAAGCAGAGGAGGCGGATGAATCATCGATATCAGAGCTGGATAGAAAGACTGACGAGACAGCGGCGTCGGATAATGCAGAGGAAGAGGCGATGACAGTGAGCGAGACAGTGGAGATGAAAGTGGAGCCCTCAGAGGAGCGAGAGGCCCTCAGCTGTGAAGAGGCACCTGTGagtgacacagaggagaggcagcagggaGACAGCACGGCAGCATCACAAGCAGAAGTCACGACGGAGGATTCGAGCAGCTCGGTGGAGGGGAGCGCAGACACCACAGTGGAAAAAACAGCAGATATTAGTGAAGACAGTGTAAAGGACGAGGGCAGTAAAGATGATGTTAAAAAGGAAGAAGCAGAGCTAATGAGTGAGGATGGGAATCGGCAAGAAGAAGAGTtgggaggagagcagagagaaaggtCTGTGGAAACAAATGATGAGGTAGAGAAGGAGAAATCTGAGGAGGAAAGTAAGGAAGCAGAAGGTGAAAATTgtggagaaaaggaagagaatgaaaaagaggaagagggcaAAGATGAAAGTAAGACAGAAGAAATTATAGAAGATGAGGCAAATGTTGTAGAAGATACTAGGACTGACTCAAACCCTGAAAGGCAGACAAATGAAGAACCtgctgatgaagaagatgaagttgCACATgaagagaaagcagaggaatCAGAAAAAGACGAGGGTAGTGAAAGTGTTGAGAATAAAAATGACGAGGAAGAATCTGAAGCAAAGGAAGCCGTGATTGATAAAACCAGTGACGGTGAGGAAGTAAAGGAGACAAAGgcagagagggatgaagaaaagggtgaggaagcagaaaaagaagagagaaatgaggaAGAACAAATGGAATCTGAAAAGAGTAAAGATGACAATGAGGAAgctgaagagggagaagaaaagtcTGCGATTACCGTAGAACCTGAGAAAAATACTGATGACGAGAAGACATCTAGCAAAAATACAGCTGAGTCAGCTGTCAATGAAACAGCAGATGGAAATAAAACGACTGAACACACGGTGGAGTCTGAAGATGCTAAGAAAGAAACTGAAGGAGCGAGTTCCAACAGTGAGAGGGGAGAAATTGATGGTGAAAATGGAGAGATTTCTACCGGAGGGGAAAGAAATAGTCATAATGATGATGAGATAGAAGTTtcaaaggaggagagaaatgatgAGAAAGCAGCCGAGCATGTTGAAGACGAAAGAATAACAGAGGAGGAACCGACTGAAGGTGAAAGTGCGGAGGTTAAAGAAGCAGAGTCTGGAGATGGTGCTGGAAAACCTGACGAGGACGAGGTTGAGCAGGATCATGGAACAGATGCGTCAGAAAGTGAAGCTCGGGAAAGAGACGACAGTGATAAACAAGAGGAAACTGCTCAAAAAGATCCTGAGCAAGAGAGCGAAGAAACGGAGATAACAGAGGAATCTAAACCAGATCACATGGATACTGACAGAGAGCAAATGAAACAAGACGAAAATGGCAACAAACCTGAactcaatgaaaacacagattcagACTTGATCGAAAATATCGATAGTAAGGTCAACGAGGATGAGGCACAATCTTCAGCACCCACAGATGAGGGTTTAGGTGGTACAAGTCATAAATTAGACGAGTCCACCGCAAcatctgacaaaaaaacatgctCTGATCAACATGCTGCTGTCGCCAATGGAGAAAACGGAGAGGACGCGGAGGAGGCGAGCAAGGCCTCAGAGGAAGGAGCAAGTGTGCTGCTCAAACCTCAAGCACCAAACGAGGAGGCTCCTAACGCAGAAGAGAGCGTCGCAGTGGATAAAGAAAGTCCAGAGGCCCTGGCAGCAGAAGACAGCACAGATCTGGTCACAAACTGGGTAAACACGCATCAAATGTCAAAGGACTTCGAGACGTTTGTCGAACCTTTAGAGGATTTGAGGGAAGAGACGTCAGAGGCTCAAGTGTACAGTAAAGAAGAGACGAAATCTACAGAGCTGATGAGGGTAGAGACTCCACCtgaggtgatgaagaagagtgaaaaggaggaaaacgagcaaatacacaaagttgaaagtgaagaaaaactgGAAGCTGTAGAGTCGGAGATTGAGAGCAAACCCTGTGAAGATGAACCTCAGAGCGACGCCATCAAAGATACGAcccaggagaaagaggagactGAGGTGGAGGAATTAAACCAGATGATGCAGACTGAAGAAAATGATGAAGAGTCTTCAAACGGACAAAGAAAACGAAGCAAGGAATCTCTAGAGGAAGACAAGGATCAAAAAGGACCAACACAGACGCAAAGTGATGTTTCAAAGACTGAAGTGGAAAGCATTGCCAGTACTCATCGTTCTGGTGCCAGTCTCAAAGCTGAGAGTGTCACAGAGGAACAAAGTGAAGAGAAAACCTCTGCTCGTGATCCAGAGAAAGCAACAGAAACTGAAGAGACAAAATATCTCCAACCTGCGTCCAAAATAGACGAGGACAATGAGCGCCCGGCGAGTCCAGGTGGAGCCAAAGATGCCGAGGAATCATTGgggaaaacagaggagcagagtcgaGAAGTGACGGAAATAACTGATTTTACAACGTCCAAGTCCGACGATGGAAGCCAAGAGGAGTCCCACGACGGAGGGATCCGGCCCAAAACGTCCGGCGGCAGCCTGGACGGAGAGAGAAGGGACGAGCAGCTGATCAAAGACATCAAACGCACCCTGAGCAAAGACAGACTGAGTTCGTTCTCCGTGGATGACACGCTGTTTGGGAGCAGTTCGTATCCTTTGCTGAGCGCAGCGAGGACGGAGAGTTGA
- the tnni3k gene encoding serine/threonine-protein kinase TNNI3K isoform X2 has protein sequence MGNYKSRPSQTCTDEWKKKVGESYSVIVEKLEDDLKLKDSELADLKLAFGSDEAFQKVNVSYRTEKGLSLLHLCCVCGGSKAHIRTLMLKGMRPSRLSRNGFTALHLAAYKDNAELLTALLHGGSDVQQLGYGALTALHVATLAGHHEAADILLQHGAYVNVQDAVFFTPLHIACYNGHEQVAKLLLKFGADVDVSGEVGDRPLHLAAAKGFLSIIKLLMGEGSKANVNAQDNEDHIPLHFCARFGHHEIVSFLLQGNIDVQPHSVNIYGDTPLHLACYNGKFAAVKEIIQHSGTESLSKENIFSETVLHSACTYGKDLEMIKFLLGQNAMSINHQGRDGHTALHSACFHGHIRLVQFLLDSGADMNLVACDPSRSSGEKDEQTCLMWAYEKGHDAIVTLLKHYTRPDDSPCNEYSQPGGDGSYVSVPSPLGKIKSMTKEKAEVLLLRASLPSHFHLQLSELEFKEIIGSGSFGRVYRGKCRNKIVAIKRYRANTCCSKSDVDMFCREVSILCRLNHPCIIHFVGACLDDPSQFAIVTQYISGGSLFSLLHEQKRLIDLQSKLIIAIDVAKGMEYLHNLTQPIIHRDLNSHNILLYEDGHAVVADFGESRFLQSVKEDNMTKQPGNLRWMAPEVFTQCTRYSVKADMFSYALCLWELLTGEIPFAHLKPAAAAADMAYHHIRPPIGYSIPKPISALLMRGWNASPEDADRRAAVWGCDV, from the exons ATGGGAAATTACAAATCAAGACCGTCTCAGACGTGTACAG ACGAGTGGAAGAAGAAGGTGGGCGAGTCGTACTCTGTCATCGTTGAGAAGTTGGAAGACGACCTTAAGCTCAAAGACAGTGAGCTCGCGGACCTCAAACTTGCTTTTGg CTCCGATGAGGCCTTTCAGAAGGTGAATGTAAGCTACCGCACAGAGAAGGGGCTGTCGCTGCTGCATCTCTGCTGCGTGTGTGGAG GGAGCAAGGCCCATATCCGCACCCTGATGCTCAAAGGCATGCGTCCTTCCAGACTGTCCAGGAACGGGTTCACCGCGCTGCACCTGGCAGCTTACAAG GACAACGCTGAGCTGTTGACTGCTCTTCTCCACGGAGGGTCAGATGTGCAGCAGCTGGGGTACGGCGCCCTCACTGCCCTGCACGTCGCTACATTGGCTGGACACCATGAG GCAGCAGATATTCTCCTACAGCACGGGGCTTATGTGAACGTCCAAGACGCTGTGTTTTTCACTCCACTGCATATTGCTTGCTACAATGGCCACGAGCAG GTTgcaaagctgctgctgaagtttGGGGCAGATGTGGATGTGAGTGGTGAGGTGGGGGACCGGCCACTGCACCTGGCTGCAGCCAAGGGTTTCCTCAGCATCATCAAACTGCTGATGGGGGAAGGGAGCAAAGCCAATG TTAACGCTCAGGACAACGAAGATCACATCCCTCTTCACTTCTGCGCTCGTTTTGGTCACCACGAGATTGTGAGCTTCCTTCTGCAGGGCAACATCGATGTGCAGCCTCACTCTGTCAACATCTACGGGGACACGCCATTACACCT GGCATGCTACAATGGCAAGTTTGCAGCGGTGAAGGAGATTATACAACATTCTGGAACAGAAAGTCTTTCAAAGGAGAACATATTCAGTGAGACGGTACTTCACAG TGCGTGCACCTACGGTAAAGACCTGGAAATGATCAAGTTCTTGCTGGGTCAGAACGCTATGAGCATCAACCATCAGGGCCGAGACGGACACACAG CCCTGCACAGCGCCTGTTTCCACGGCCATATCCGCCTGGTACAGTTCCTGTTGGACAGCGGCGCAGACATGAACCTGGTGGCCTGTGACCCGAGCAGGTCCAGCGGGGAGAAGGACGAGCAGACCTGCCTGATGTGGGCGTATGAAAAAG GTCACGATGCCATCGTCACCTTACTGAAACACTACACACGTCCTGATGACTCCCCCTGCAATGAGTATTCCCAACCAGGAGGGG ATGGCTCCTACGTTTCTGTTCCGTCTCCGCTGGGAAAGATCAAGAGCATGACTAAAG AGAAAGCAGAGGTTCTGCTGCTCAGAGCCAGTCTTCCATCTCACTTCCACCTGCAGCTGTCTGAGCTGGAGTTCAAGGAAATTATCGGATCAG GCTCCTTCGGGAGAGTCTACAGAGGCAAATGTCGAAACAAAATTGTGGCCATAAAACG CTATCGAGCCAACACGTGCTGCTCCAAGTCAGACGTggacatgttctgcagagagGTCTCCATCCTCTGTCGCCTCAACCACCCCTGTATCATCCATTTTGTGGGGGCGTGTCTGGACGACCCCAGCCAGTTCGCCATCGTCACTCAGTACATCTCTGGAGGCTCACTGTTCTCCCTGCTGCACGAGCAGAAGAG GCTCATCGACCTGCAGTCCAAGCTCATCATTGCCATCGACGTGGCCAAGGGCATGGAGTACCTGCACAACCTCACCCAGCCCATCATTCACCGGGACCTCAACAG CCACAATATACTGCTTTATGAGGATGGACACGCGGTTGTGGCGGACTTCGGAG AATCCAGATTCCTACAATCTGTAAAAGAGGATAATATGACCAAGCAGCCGGGG aaccTGCGATGGATGGCTCCAGAGGTGTTCACCCAGTGTACCCGCTACTCAGTGAAGGCGGACATGTTCAGCTACGCCCTCTGTCTGTGGGAGCTGCTCACTGGAGAAATTCCCTTTGCCCACTTGAAACCTG ccgccgcagcagcagaCATGGCCTACCATCACATCCGGCCTCCCATTGGCTACTCCATCCCCAAACCCATCTCTGCTCTTCTGATGAGAGGCTGGAACGCAAGCCCAGAG GATGCAGATAGACGAGCTGCTGTGTGGGGATGTGATGTATAA